TACGAGGAGCGGTGGGACCTCAGGTCCATCTCGCTCCGCTACTTCAACGCGGCCGGCGCCTCCGAGCGCTTCGGCGAGGATCACGAGCCGGAGACGCACCTGATCCCTATCGCTCTCGATGTCGCGCTCGGCAGGCGTCCCGAGATCACGATCTTCGGCGATGACTACGATACGCCGGATGGAACCTGCATCCGGGACTACATCGACGTTCGCGACCTCTCGGACGCGCACATCGCGGCGCTCGCGGCGCTCGATGCAGGTCGCTCCGGCATCTACAACCTCGGCAACGGCGAGGGCTGGAGCGTGCTCAACGTCCTCGACACGACCGAAGAGGTGACGGGACGCAGGGTCCGGCGCGCCGTCGGCGCGCGTCGTCCCGGGGATCCGGCGAGGCTGGTCGCCGGCTCGTCGAAGGCGGAGAAGGAACTCGGCTGGAAGCCGGGGCACCCGGAGCTCGCGGACATGGTCGAGGCGGCGTGGCGGTGGGCCGAGACGCATCCCGAGGGGTACGCGGCCTGACGCCGCGGTGCCCGGCGGAGGCCGCATTTCGCGGCGCGCAGTCGCGCTTGACAGTCCGGGGGGCCGTTGCTAGAATCTGCAGTCTGACACCGTGCCGCCCTAGCTCAGTTGGTAGAGCAACGGATTGAAAATCCGTGTGTCCGCAGTTCGATTCTGCGGGGCGGCACCACGACCATCCGGCGGCGCGCAGAACGGGACGGGCGCCGTGAGCGCGAACACCATTCGAGCTGGTGTAGCTCAGCTGGTAGAGCAACGCACTCGTAATGCGTAGGTCAGCGGTTCGAATCCGCTCACCAGCTCCAGAACACCTGAACGGCGGTCGGTTCCTCACCGGCCGCCGTTCTTCTTGCCGGGGATGCAACCGGGCCGCGGCGCGCGCATCTAACCACGTGGGAAGAGGTTGGAGTGACTCAGAGGCGTCGGTCAGGGCCCTCATACTCCATTGACATGCTTGAGTTCCTGTGCTAACATAGAGCCTGACGAATGGTAGCTTCCAGAAGACGTGGAAGACCGATGTGCACATCCGATGGGACCGTCGCCGTCGGCGGCGCGGTCCAGGGAAGGGTGCACACCGCGGACAGGTACCGACGGTCTGGACCTGAGGCATCTGAGCCGCGAGACTGTGGAGCGGGCGTCTGAGAAGACGCCCAGGAAAGGGGGAGTTGGATGAAGCGGATGGCAACGATCCTGACGGCGGCCGTCGTTCTCGTCGCCATGACGACGTCGGCCATGGGTGCGATCGGCTGGGCAGGCAATGTCTGGCCGGTCAACGGCACGCCCTACACGTCTGCCGACAACATCGATGTGTACGTCCAGGTGTGGAAGGACGGATGCACGGACGCCGATCCGGGCGCAGCCTGTCCCGACATCGAGGCGTACCTGTACTACCGTTGTTCGGGCACCGCGGACCCGTTCGACGAGGTTCCGATGGTCTACAATA
The sequence above is drawn from the Candidatus Effluviviaceae Genus V sp. genome and encodes:
- the galE gene encoding UDP-glucose 4-epimerase GalE: MSVLVTGGAGYIGSVTVERLVREGRRVVVLDDLSKGHRNAVLDGVPLVVGDIGDGELVTGLVKEHNVDSVIHFAARSIVGESMERPGEYYDANVVRGARLLDALVGCGVSKLVFSSSAGVYGEPESIPISEVHRTRPVNVYGETKLAFENVLGIYEERWDLRSISLRYFNAAGASERFGEDHEPETHLIPIALDVALGRRPEITIFGDDYDTPDGTCIRDYIDVRDLSDAHIAALAALDAGRSGIYNLGNGEGWSVLNVLDTTEEVTGRRVRRAVGARRPGDPARLVAGSSKAEKELGWKPGHPELADMVEAAWRWAETHPEGYAA